The Populus nigra chromosome 14, ddPopNigr1.1, whole genome shotgun sequence genome has a segment encoding these proteins:
- the LOC133672410 gene encoding guanosine nucleotide diphosphate dissociation inhibitor At5g09550 encodes MDEDYDVIVLGTGLKECILSGLLSVDGLKVLHMDRNDYYGGESTSLNLNQLWKRFRGSDTPPESLGASKEYNVDMIPKFIIANGGLVRVLIHTDVTKYLHFKAVDGSFVYNKGKIYKVPATDVEALKSPLMGLFEKRRARKFFIYVQDYEENDPKSHEGLDLTKVTAREVISKYELEDDTIDFIGHALALHLDDSYLDQPASDFVKRMKLYADSLARFQGESPYIYPLYGLAELPQSFARLSAVYGGTYMLNKPECKVEFDESGKAIGVTSEGETAKCKKVVCDPSYLPNKVKNVGKVARAICIMSHPIPVTSDSHSAQVILPQKQLGRKSDMYLFCCSYAHNVAPQGKYIAFVSAEAETDNPEIELKPGIDLLGPVDEIFYETYDRYVPINTMEDDNCFISTSYDATTHFETTVQDVIAMYSKITGKTLDLSVDLSAASAAAE; translated from the exons ATGGATGAAGACTACGATGTAATTGTTCTAGGAACTGGTCTCAAGGAATGCATTCTGAGTGGTCTTCTTTCTGTTGATGGTCTCAAA GTATTGCATATGGATCGCAATGACTATTATGGAGGAGAATCTACATCTCTTAATCTTAATCAG CTATGGAAGCGTTTTAGGGGAAGTGATACACCTCCGGAGAGCTTGGGTGCAAGCAAGGAGTACAATGTTGATATGATACCTAAG TTTATCATCGCCAATGGTGGTTTGGTCCGTGTTTTGATACACACAGATGTTACTAAGTATCTTCATTTTAAGGCTGTTGATGGTAGTTTTGTGTACAACAAAGGGAAG ATCTACAAAGTCCCAGCAACTGATGTGGAAGCACTAAAATCACCATTGATGGGATTGTTTGAGAAACGTCGTGCTCGAAAGTTCTTCATTTATGTCCAAGACTATGAGGAAAATGATCCCAAATCTCATGAGGGTCTGGACTTGACCAAAGTTACAGCAAGAGAGGTTATCTC AAAATATGAGCTTGAAGATGATACAATTGACTTTATTGGCCATGCCTTGGCTCTTCATCTTGATGATAGTTATTTAGATCAACCAGCTTCGGATTTTGTGAAGAGAATGAAG CTTTATGCAGATTCTTTGGCACGTTTCCAAGGAGAATCACCCTATATCTATCCACTTTATGGACTAGCAGAATTGCCTCAG TCATTTGCACGCTTAAGTGCAGTATATGGTGGAACTTACATGCTCAACAAACCAGAATGTAAG GTAGAGTTTGACGAGAGTGGTAAAGCCATTGGTGTCACCTCAGAAGGAGAAACTGCTAAATGCAAGAAAGTTGTTTGTGACCCATCATATTTGCCAAATAAG GTTAAGAATGTCGGGAAAGTCGCTCGTGCTATTTGTATAATGAGCCATCCTATTCCTGTCACTAGTGATTCTCACTCTGCACAAGTTATTCTGCCACAGAAGCAACTTGGACGCAAATCAGACAT GTACCTCTTCTGTTGTTCTTATGCTCATAATGTTGCTCCACAAGGAAAATACATTGCTTTTGTTTCAGCTGAAGCTGAGACAGACAACCCTGAGATAGAACTGAAGCCAGGAATTGACTTGTTGGGTCCAGTAGATGAGATTTTCTATGAAACTTATGACAGATATGTGCCCATAAATACTATGGAAGATGATAATTGCTTCATTTCTACT AGCTACGATGCAACAACACATTTTGAGACCACAGTACAAGATGTGATTGCAATGTACAGTAAGATAACCGGAAAG ACTCTTGATCTTTCCGTGGATTTGAGTGCTGCAAGTGCTGCTGCTGAATAA